The Pangasianodon hypophthalmus isolate fPanHyp1 chromosome 2, fPanHyp1.pri, whole genome shotgun sequence genome window below encodes:
- the hyi gene encoding putative hydroxypyruvate isomerase yields MTSLKFCANISWLFTELPEVSERVRAAARAGFQAVEAAWLYGSDLRELHTVREETGVQVALINTPPGDVKNGELGLGAVPGREQDFRQGLAQAVEYAKALDCKRIHVMAGRVPAGAQLSEVGMEMEATFVQNLKHAADILSKEGIMGLIEPINTRITDPQYFLASPHQAAAILQKVDHPNIKLQMDIFHWQIMDGNLTQNIRRYFPLIGHIQIAQVPDRHEPDSPGEINFPYIFKLLEELGYQGYVGCEYKPLGSTEEGLGWVKKYWESKH; encoded by the exons ATGACATCGCTTAAATTTTGCGCCAACATCTCGTGGTTGTTCACGGAGCTGCCCgaggtgagtgagagagtgcgAGCAGCTGCGCGTGCAGGTTTCCAGGCTGTGGAGGCGGCTTGGCTGTACGGCTCTGACCTGAGAGAGCTGCACACAGTCCGAGAGGAAACAGGGGTGCAGGTGGCTCTTATTAACACTCCCCCGG GTGATGTAAAGAATGGAGAGCTGGGCCTGGGTGCTGTGCCGGGGAGAGAGCAGGATTTCAGACAGGGGTTGGCTCAGGCTGTAGAGTATGCTAAAGCACTGGATTGCAAGAG GATCCATGTGATGGCAGGGCGAGTACCTGCAGGCGCACAGCTGTCTGAGGTTGGTATGGAAATGGAAGCCACCTTTGTGCAGAACCTGAAACATGCAGCTGATATTCTATCAAAG GAGGGCATTATGGGATTGATTGAGCCCATCAACACAAGGATAACTGACCCTCAATACTTCCTGGCCTCGCCACATCAGG CGGCTGCAATCCTTCAGAAAGTTGACCATCCAAACATCAAGCTGCAGATG GACATTTTCCACTGGCAGATAATGGACGGGAACCTGACACAGAATATCCGGAGATATTTCCCCTTAATAG GTCACATCCAGATTGCTCAAGTTCCTGATCGCCATGAACCTGATAGTCCTGGAGAGATCAACTTCCCCTACATCTTTAAGCTGCTGGAGGAACTGGGCTACCAGGGATACGTGGGTTGCGAATACAAACCTCTGG GTTCCACAGAAGAAGGCCTGGGTTGGGTGAAAAAATACTGGGAGAGTAAACACTGA